A genomic region of Papaver somniferum cultivar HN1 chromosome 7, ASM357369v1, whole genome shotgun sequence contains the following coding sequences:
- the LOC113292818 gene encoding uncharacterized protein LOC113292818 — protein MREITIENLSCARFMDAVRYVHSCTFNTPNRTKKVMKTVPYKWQSTVPVTFMHNYIYQTSNHRKIVRNSVTGPEFGIPSSTTSSTTGEFVTKLIQLNKEKMQKQRWEASMQVENIRTSKTKGTKTRKNTSKAKKSVVQRTTTNGLFLDTNYPCLSIYGEMDRDLDYAPIEDRLIVTDLGKEKYLATPEKDRQMEDKIYLSLHYGPQWKQKHKIVVRVPHWRHMLLINTFTFSNVVKKMYPTNGKTSISHICNDY, from the exons ATGCGCGAGATCACAATTGAAAATCTCAG ttGTGCTAGATTCATGGATGCAGTGAGATATGTCCACAGTTGCACCTTTAACACCCCTAATCGCACGAAGAAAGTGATGAAAACTGTTCCATACAAATGGCAATCCACAGTCCCTGTTACATTTATGCACAACTACATCTATCAAACCAGCAATCACAGGAAGATTGTACGAAATAGTGTGACCGGCCCGGAATTTGGAATACCATCCTCAACTACATCCTCAACTACAGGTGAGTTTGTAACAAAGCTAATTCAGTTAAACAAAGAGaaaatgcaaaaacaaagatgggAGGCATCCATGCAAGTAGAAAATATTCGCACATCAAAAACGAAAGGAACGAAAACAAGGAAGAATACATCAAAG GCCAAAAAAAGTGTGGTGCAGCGAACAACAACTAATGGTTTGTTCTTGGACACAAATTATCCATGTTTATCTATATATGGCGAG ATGGATCGTGACTTAGATTACGCG CCGATTGAGGATCGGCTGATTGTGACTGATTTGGGGAAGGAAAAATACCTTGCTACTCCCGAG AAAGACCGGCAAATGGAAGACAAAATTTATCTTAGTTTGCACTATGGGCCTCAATGGAAACAAAAACATAAG ATTGTTGTACGTGTTCCTCATTGGCGACACATGCTCCTCATAAACACTTTTACATTCTCAAACGTGGTAAAGAAAATGTACCCTACAAATGGAAAGACGTCAATTTCCCATATATGCAACGACTATTAA
- the LOC113294527 gene encoding ATP-dependent DNA helicase PIF1-like, whose amino-acid sequence MDALERLHGETYTYFSADKMIRDDHGRDSDFTTEFLNNLSPPGTPPFKIDLKVGCPIMLLRNLAPKEGLCNGTRLVVTRCGRHVIEAKIITGEKAGEIVFIPRITFQPSASELNIQMERRQFHICVAYVMTINKSQGQSVKYVGIDLRTPVFSHGQLYVALSRCTAARRITLLFPNESDVSLDPVTKNVVYPEVLL is encoded by the coding sequence ATGGatgcattagaaagattacatgggGAGACTTACACGTATTTTTCTGCTGACAAAATGATTCGGGATGATCATGGAAGGGATTCGGATTTTACAACTGAATTTCTCAACAATTTAAGTCCACCGGGAACACCTCCATTTAAGATAGACCTCAAAGTTGGATGTCCCATTATGTTGCTGAGAAATCTGGCACCGAAAGAAGGCCTTTGTAATGGTACAAGACTGGTGGTGACGAGGTGCGGACGACACGTGATTGAAGCTAAAATCATAACGGGAGAAAAAGCTGGTGAAATAGTATTCATCCCTAGAATAACTTTTCAACCTTCAGCTTCAGAGCTAAACATACAAATGGAAAGACGTCAATTTCACATATGCGTTGCATATGTGATGACTATTAACAAATCCCAGGGACAATCGGTGAAGTATGTGGGAATTGATTTACGTACTCCAGTATTTAGTCATGGTCAGCTATATGTCGCATTGTCCAGGTGTACTGCTGCAAGGAGAATTACTTTATTATTTCCAAATGAATCAGATGTGTCTTTAGATCCGGTAACAAAAAATGTAGTGTATCCTGAAGTATTATTGTAG
- the LOC113294526 gene encoding uncharacterized protein LOC113294526, which translates to MVDKFVSAEFPNEINDPIMFDTVSKCMVHGPCGERDPYAACMEKGKCTKGYPKKYTDTTALDEGGYPSYRRRRDGIEVTIRNNKKAYNIDVVPYNPHLSRMFNCHINVEICAGIRAVKYINKYIYKGGDRATIVLGEHDGIQQYIDARYIGPHEVVWRLIEYHLHEEYPVVQRLAIHLQNRQRVVYNTRQSMTLVIRTA; encoded by the coding sequence ATGGTTGATAAATTTGTTTCGGCTGAATTTCCTAATGAGATAAATGACCCAATAATGTTTGATACCGTAAGCAAATGTATGGTTCATGGTCCATGTGGAGAGCGAGATCCATATGCAGCGTGTATGGAAAAAGGAAAATGTACAAAAGGATATCCTAAGAAGTACACCGACACAACAGCTTTGGACGAGGGTGGGTATCCGAGTTATCGTCGTCGTCGGGATGGAATAGAAGTAACtatcagaaacaacaaaaaggcgTATAATATAGATGTTGTACCCTATAACCCGCATCTATCAAGAATGTTCAATTGCCACATCAATGTGGAAATATGTGCAGGAATAAGAGCTGTAAAATATATTAACAAATACATTTACAAAGGTGGTGACCGAGCTACGATTGTTTTGGGAGAACATGACGGGATTCAACAATATATTGATGCGAGGTACATTGGACCACATGAGGTTGTATGGCGTTTGATTGAGTACCACTTGCATGAAGAATATCCTGTTGTACAACGGTTGGCAATTCATTTACAGAATAGGCAACGGGTTGTTTATAACACAAGGCAATCAATGACCTTGGTTATACGAACAGCATAG